A portion of the Actomonas aquatica genome contains these proteins:
- a CDS encoding putative signal transducing protein: MKTIASCAEIAEAQLIRSVLEGHGIQAVIPNEQTAEIAPPYLWASGGVKVQVAEQDAADAQELLATLAKESDAALELEE, from the coding sequence ATGAAAACGATCGCGTCATGTGCGGAAATCGCGGAGGCCCAACTCATCCGCTCCGTGCTGGAGGGGCACGGTATCCAGGCAGTTATTCCCAACGAACAAACCGCCGAGATCGCCCCGCCCTACTTGTGGGCTTCCGGCGGCGTGAAGGTGCAGGTGGCTGAACAGGACGCGGCCGATGCACAGGAACTGCTGGCGACCCTGGCCAAGGAGTCGGACGCGGCGCTGGAGTTGGAGGAATAA